The stretch of DNA CCTCGCCGGACGTCGCGTCCGGTGTCCGCGTTCTGTACGGCGGCAGCGTCAACGCGAAGAACGTCGGCGAGATCGTCGGTCAGACGGATGTGGACGGCGCCCTCGTGGGCGGCGCCTCGCTGAAGGCCGACGAGTTCGCCACGCTGTCGGCGATCGCCGCGGGCGGGCCCCTGCCGTAAGGCGCCTTCGGCGCTCGTGCGCCTTTCTGGTTGCTCCCGCGACCGGAAAGGCGCACGAGCGCGGAGCGCCTGTAGGGTGTACGAGGTCGTAGTTGTTCCTACTGGATGGGTGGACGTAGACAGACATGGAACTGTTCCTGGATATCTTGCTGGTGATCACCAGCTTGCTGCTGATTCTGCTGGTGCTGCTGCACCGCGGTAAGGGTGGCGGTCTGTCCAGCCTGTTCGGCGGCGGCGTCCAGTCCAGCCTGTCGGGTTCCACCGTGGTCGAGAAGAACCTCGACCGGCTCACCGTGTTCACCGGTCTGATCTGGTTCATCGCCATCATCGGCATCGGCCTGGAGATCAAGTTCGGCTGATCTGC from Rhodococcus opacus B4 encodes:
- the secG gene encoding preprotein translocase subunit SecG, producing MELFLDILLVITSLLLILLVLLHRGKGGGLSSLFGGGVQSSLSGSTVVEKNLDRLTVFTGLIWFIAIIGIGLEIKFG